The Candidatus Eremiobacteraceae bacterium genome window below encodes:
- the msrB gene encoding peptide-methionine (R)-S-oxide reductase MsrB: MTRRVFFAGALFAGALAALVRPRTAESGQQYEVSYSPEQWKQRLTPEQYYVLRESGTEIAFTSTLDTETRAGIYECAGCDLAVFSSTTKYDSGTGWPSFWAPIPDAIGTTRDTSLFEVRTEVHCRRCGSHLGHVFDDGPKPTGLRYCINGVALKFVPKS, translated from the coding sequence ATGACCAGACGCGTTTTTTTCGCCGGTGCGCTCTTCGCCGGCGCGCTCGCGGCACTCGTACGTCCGCGCACCGCGGAGTCCGGCCAGCAGTACGAAGTCTCCTACAGTCCCGAACAGTGGAAGCAGCGCTTGACGCCGGAACAGTATTACGTACTACGAGAGAGCGGCACGGAGATCGCGTTCACGAGCACGCTCGATACGGAGACGCGCGCCGGTATCTACGAGTGCGCTGGCTGCGATCTCGCCGTGTTCTCCTCGACCACGAAATACGACAGCGGCACCGGTTGGCCGAGCTTTTGGGCGCCGATCCCCGATGCGATCGGCACCACGCGCGACACATCGCTGTTCGAGGTGCGCACCGAAGTGCATTGCCGCCGCTGCGGCAGCCATCTCGGGCACGTCTTCGATGACGGTCCGAAGCCGACCGGCCTGCGCTACTGCATCAACGGCGTCGCGCTGAAGTTCGTGCCGAAGTCATGA
- a CDS encoding S9 family peptidase, with protein sequence MKTLLLAVLSAFAFAGAPQAASASNASKALDLETLRTYVEIPSLAISPDGRRVAAVVQRQDFTTNRYVERIEVIDCTTHTRTPVTPASYGVTDPAWSPNGAAIAYIADANDAPQIFIVSVRGGSVRQLTHLPRGVDSFAWRPDGSAIAYATPDAAPDAKSIAAGLDAFEVGDQDYLSTAKPTPSHLWLQAIAGGAPRRLTSGSWSLPKGELIYPLPEVAPMPFFAWSPDGASIVFARMDNAYNSDAVGTVTDVLDVAIGSIRKLTDHKRLEAGAIYSPDGTRIAYAYARADNALAQTMMMIAPASGGDGIAATQTLDIDAMGARWLSGHRLVVNAFQGTRSRLFIVGEHGDSSRIDTQAVDPVPGTLDATAAGQIAFAGSEPQRATEVYYMASTFAPPVRLTDYNAAIDARAQSKVQNIAWTGPDGFSESGVLFYPPSYVAGKKYPLVLQIHGGPTESSIASWRDTDWPGLPQYIAAHGYLVFSPNYRGSDGQGNAYQIAIFNDAGDGPGRDVMAGIEAVKKLGIVDETRIAVSGWSYGGYMTEWLITHYAVWKAAMAGAAPADAFVDYATSDYNVLGRFYFGGSPWDSAALLQAYRDQSPLSYVAKVTAPTLLLHDSGDVRVPVIHSYEFYHGLKDSHLPVTFVVYPVSGHYPNDPVRSEDIYRRWAAWMDRYLK encoded by the coding sequence ATGAAGACACTCTTACTCGCCGTCTTGTCCGCGTTCGCGTTCGCCGGCGCGCCTCAAGCCGCGTCGGCTTCGAACGCTTCGAAGGCTTTGGATCTCGAGACCCTGCGCACGTACGTGGAAATACCCAGCCTCGCCATTTCTCCGGACGGCAGGCGCGTGGCGGCCGTCGTGCAGCGCCAGGACTTTACCACCAATCGCTACGTCGAGCGCATCGAGGTCATCGATTGCACGACGCACACGCGCACGCCGGTGACACCGGCATCATACGGCGTGACAGATCCGGCATGGTCCCCCAACGGTGCCGCGATCGCGTACATCGCCGACGCGAATGACGCGCCGCAGATCTTCATCGTCTCCGTACGCGGCGGATCCGTCCGCCAGCTGACCCATCTGCCACGTGGCGTCGACTCGTTCGCGTGGCGCCCTGACGGTTCGGCCATCGCGTACGCGACGCCGGATGCTGCGCCAGACGCAAAGTCCATCGCGGCCGGACTCGATGCATTCGAGGTCGGCGATCAAGACTACCTGAGCACCGCCAAGCCGACGCCCTCGCATCTGTGGCTGCAAGCGATCGCCGGCGGCGCGCCGCGCCGTCTCACCAGCGGCAGCTGGAGCCTACCCAAGGGCGAGCTCATCTACCCGCTGCCCGAGGTCGCTCCGATGCCGTTCTTCGCGTGGTCGCCCGACGGCGCTTCGATCGTGTTCGCGCGCATGGACAATGCGTACAATTCCGATGCGGTCGGCACCGTGACCGACGTGCTGGACGTCGCCATCGGCTCGATCCGCAAGCTCACGGACCACAAGCGCCTCGAGGCCGGCGCCATCTACTCGCCGGACGGCACTCGCATCGCGTACGCCTACGCGCGCGCCGATAATGCGCTAGCGCAGACGATGATGATGATCGCGCCCGCGAGCGGCGGTGATGGTATCGCGGCGACGCAGACGCTCGACATCGACGCGATGGGCGCGCGCTGGCTGAGCGGGCATCGGCTGGTCGTCAACGCGTTTCAAGGGACCCGTTCGCGGCTGTTCATCGTCGGCGAGCACGGCGACTCGTCGCGCATCGATACGCAGGCGGTCGATCCGGTGCCCGGCACGCTCGATGCCACTGCGGCAGGGCAGATCGCCTTCGCCGGTTCGGAACCGCAGCGCGCGACCGAGGTCTATTACATGGCTTCGACATTCGCCCCGCCGGTGCGGCTCACCGACTACAACGCGGCCATCGATGCGCGCGCGCAGAGCAAAGTCCAGAACATCGCGTGGACCGGACCCGACGGGTTTTCCGAAAGCGGCGTGCTTTTCTACCCGCCCTCGTACGTCGCCGGCAAGAAATACCCGCTGGTCTTGCAGATCCACGGCGGACCCACCGAATCGTCGATCGCGAGTTGGCGCGACACCGATTGGCCGGGCCTGCCGCAGTACATCGCCGCGCACGGCTACCTCGTCTTCTCGCCCAACTATCGCGGCAGCGACGGCCAGGGCAACGCGTACCAGATCGCGATCTTCAACGATGCCGGCGACGGCCCGGGGCGCGACGTCATGGCCGGCATCGAGGCCGTCAAGAAGCTGGGCATCGTGGACGAGACGCGCATCGCGGTGTCCGGCTGGTCGTACGGCGGTTACATGACCGAGTGGCTCATCACGCACTACGCGGTGTGGAAGGCCGCGATGGCCGGCGCCGCGCCCGCGGACGCGTTCGTCGACTATGCGACATCGGACTACAACGTGCTGGGCCGCTTCTATTTCGGCGGTTCGCCGTGGGATTCGGCCGCACTGCTCCAAGCGTATCGCGACCAGTCGCCGCTCAGCTACGTCGCCAAAGTCACGGCGCCGACGCTGTTGCTGCACGATTCCGGCGACGTACGCGTACCGGTGATCCACTCATATGAGTTCTATCACGGGCTCAAGGACAGCCACCTGCCGGTGACGTTCGTCGTTTATCCGGTGAGCGGGCACTATCCGAACGACCCGGTGCGCTCCGAGGACATCTACCGGCGCTGGGCGGCCTGGATGGACCGCTATCTGAAGTGA
- a CDS encoding fatty acid desaturase: MEFKRYSWPVAIGLAIIHLIALAAFLPMFFSWSGVAVAVVLWWMTGAVGIALCYHRTLTHRSLVMPRWLEYFAALWGTLSLQGGPIEWVATHRLHHAHADDEGDPHDAHRGLIWTHVDWLYKPNDARPSVEEQQRYAMDLWSQPYYRFLQTYQLWLQVALGLILFAIGGVSWVIWGVFFRLVFVYHITWFVNSAAHRFGYRSFKTDDLSTNCWWVAIITWGEGWHNNHHAFPFSARHGLRWFEFDPTWIQIRVLKALRLVRDVKLPTPTMLERLAAPRSSQAQS; encoded by the coding sequence ATGGAATTCAAGCGCTATAGCTGGCCCGTCGCGATCGGGCTAGCGATCATCCACTTGATCGCCCTCGCGGCGTTTCTCCCGATGTTCTTCTCTTGGAGCGGCGTGGCGGTCGCCGTCGTGCTCTGGTGGATGACGGGTGCGGTCGGCATCGCCCTGTGCTATCATCGCACGTTGACGCATCGCAGCCTCGTGATGCCGCGCTGGCTCGAGTACTTCGCGGCGCTGTGGGGCACGCTCTCGCTGCAAGGCGGTCCGATCGAATGGGTCGCGACCCATCGCCTGCACCACGCGCATGCAGACGACGAGGGCGATCCGCACGACGCGCATCGCGGCCTCATCTGGACGCACGTCGACTGGCTGTACAAGCCGAACGACGCGCGGCCCAGCGTCGAAGAGCAGCAGCGCTACGCGATGGACCTGTGGTCGCAGCCGTACTACCGCTTTCTGCAGACCTACCAGCTGTGGCTCCAAGTCGCGCTCGGCCTGATCCTGTTCGCGATCGGCGGCGTCTCGTGGGTCATCTGGGGCGTTTTCTTCCGCCTCGTCTTCGTCTACCACATCACGTGGTTCGTGAACAGTGCGGCGCACCGTTTCGGCTACCGCAGCTTCAAGACGGACGACCTTTCGACGAATTGCTGGTGGGTGGCCATCATCACGTGGGGTGAAGGATGGCACAACAACCATCACGCATTCCCGTTCTCTGCGCGGCACGGTCTACGCTGGTTCGAGTTTGACCCGACCTGGATCCAGATCCGGGTCCTCAAGGCCTTGCGACTGGTGCGTGACGTCAAACTGCCGACGCCGACGATGCTCGAGCGCTTGGCGGCGCCGCGGAGCTCGCAAGCGCAAAGCTGA
- a CDS encoding AAA family ATPase yields MADSAQTHRLVGRDPQLALLRRLQESAKSGAGSVVLLGGEAGTGKSRLVFEFCAALASAETRYAVGQCLEYVQSPFAPWLAALATLNDADPAVLKASPSVRATLSHLLPELAATAVPAEPATDKLRQFNAIVEALRDFGAARPTVVVIEDIHWADSASFELLQHLAANIGDARLLVVATYRNDELKRAQALRPMLAKLARQSAVRRIELPALSASEMHELVFHVLEGRAQLPAATIGAICSRAEGNALFAEELLKSVLESGRLEAPSLPATLSEAVLEHFAALTVVEKKIISHAAVIGRRFQAALLAEIVGLPLEDVTAALKHAVELSLIAEESNGVVFFAFRHELTRQAIYEELLASEARQIHTKIATTLEGHPHDENTAELAYHWWQAHERARAARYNELAADAALKVFAYRDAATALERAIESTSGDDAHRAALNLKLAYALHQCGAEEQAKRAAGEALSFYEASGDRVSAARTCLELARMHGTYGHTDESFALTQHALELVGDDPASPAYFDAHVQMMRLFTEFRWDPQRLAQHMALADAATGARAPETRINFLVLRAVSDAGAGEVDRALEDTRAAAALAAETGDFRSAVRCWGSFGISMLQAGESAQAAAGFDAASEIIRHKGVGGLTAIWIRVASAHAKRVSGDLAGARALLKEALAANVETPGFQMFIASAGIRVGLMLDDDALVTRCARRELVSFALSSGNSRMIGSTAAFAELDAAHGRTDQAASLLRDAIGALENIGAPPGFGDADELCIAAAAYGAIEDLPRARALLQGAARAPEMPRATRANLAFFDAYAANRAGDAATASARALETAELFRTMAWPYHEARALEIAGNPEQALELYARAGAMRDVQRLNAQLNPVNRRGRTKGELTPREREICDLLVQGKTNKAIAEQLVLSERTVESHVSSVLTKMSAATRAELIAKLKG; encoded by the coding sequence ATGGCGGACTCCGCACAAACGCACAGACTCGTCGGCAGAGATCCGCAGTTGGCGCTGCTGCGACGGCTTCAGGAATCGGCGAAGTCCGGCGCCGGCAGCGTGGTCTTGCTGGGCGGCGAGGCAGGGACGGGTAAGAGCCGCCTCGTCTTCGAGTTCTGCGCGGCGCTCGCATCCGCCGAAACGCGGTACGCGGTCGGCCAATGCCTCGAATACGTCCAATCGCCGTTCGCGCCATGGCTCGCTGCGCTCGCAACCCTTAACGACGCCGACCCGGCGGTCCTCAAAGCATCACCGTCTGTCCGAGCGACCCTTTCGCATTTGCTGCCGGAGCTCGCCGCCACGGCTGTACCGGCTGAACCGGCGACCGACAAACTGCGCCAATTCAACGCGATCGTCGAAGCGTTGCGCGATTTCGGCGCAGCGCGACCCACGGTAGTGGTGATCGAAGACATCCACTGGGCTGACAGCGCGTCGTTTGAACTGCTGCAGCACCTCGCAGCGAATATCGGCGATGCGCGCCTGCTCGTCGTTGCCACCTATCGCAACGACGAGCTCAAGCGCGCGCAAGCCTTGCGCCCGATGCTCGCCAAGCTTGCGCGCCAGTCCGCGGTGCGGCGCATTGAGCTGCCTGCGCTGAGCGCGTCCGAGATGCACGAACTCGTGTTCCACGTGCTTGAGGGCCGGGCTCAGCTTCCAGCCGCGACGATCGGCGCCATCTGCTCGCGCGCAGAGGGCAATGCGCTGTTCGCAGAAGAGCTGCTCAAGTCGGTGCTGGAAAGCGGCCGGCTCGAAGCGCCGAGCTTGCCTGCGACCCTGAGCGAGGCGGTGCTCGAGCATTTCGCGGCCCTGACCGTCGTGGAGAAGAAGATCATCTCACACGCGGCGGTGATCGGCCGGCGCTTCCAAGCGGCACTGCTCGCAGAGATCGTCGGCCTTCCTTTAGAGGACGTGACCGCGGCGCTCAAGCACGCGGTCGAACTGTCGCTGATCGCCGAAGAGAGCAACGGCGTCGTCTTCTTCGCCTTCAGGCACGAGCTCACGCGCCAGGCGATCTATGAAGAACTGCTCGCGAGCGAGGCCCGGCAGATCCACACGAAGATCGCCACGACGCTGGAGGGGCACCCGCACGACGAGAATACGGCGGAGCTCGCCTATCATTGGTGGCAAGCGCACGAGCGGGCGCGCGCCGCGCGGTACAATGAGTTGGCGGCGGATGCGGCGCTTAAGGTCTTCGCGTACCGCGACGCGGCCACCGCATTGGAGCGAGCGATCGAGTCGACGAGCGGCGACGACGCGCATCGCGCCGCGCTGAACCTCAAACTCGCGTACGCGCTGCACCAGTGCGGCGCCGAGGAGCAGGCCAAACGAGCCGCCGGTGAAGCGCTCTCTTTCTACGAGGCTAGCGGTGACCGGGTCAGCGCCGCGCGGACGTGTCTCGAGCTTGCCCGGATGCATGGCACGTACGGGCACACCGACGAGTCCTTCGCGCTTACACAGCACGCGCTCGAGCTGGTCGGAGATGATCCGGCAAGCCCGGCGTACTTCGACGCGCACGTGCAGATGATGCGCCTCTTCACCGAATTCCGTTGGGATCCGCAGCGCCTTGCGCAGCACATGGCGCTTGCCGACGCCGCGACCGGCGCACGCGCGCCGGAGACGCGGATCAACTTCTTGGTGCTGCGCGCGGTCAGCGACGCCGGCGCAGGCGAGGTGGATCGAGCGCTCGAGGACACCCGCGCCGCCGCTGCACTAGCGGCTGAAACCGGCGATTTCCGCAGCGCAGTCCGATGCTGGGGAAGCTTCGGGATTTCGATGCTGCAAGCGGGCGAAAGCGCGCAAGCGGCTGCGGGATTCGACGCGGCGTCCGAGATCATCCGCCACAAGGGCGTCGGCGGCCTGACGGCGATCTGGATCCGAGTCGCTTCGGCGCACGCCAAGCGGGTCAGCGGCGACCTGGCCGGTGCACGCGCTCTGCTTAAAGAGGCGCTTGCGGCGAACGTCGAGACGCCCGGCTTCCAGATGTTCATCGCAAGCGCCGGCATCAGGGTCGGTCTCATGCTTGACGACGATGCCCTGGTGACGCGGTGCGCGCGCCGCGAGCTGGTGAGCTTTGCGCTTTCGTCCGGCAACTCCAGGATGATCGGTTCAACCGCCGCGTTCGCCGAGCTCGATGCGGCGCACGGCAGGACCGACCAGGCTGCCTCGCTGTTGCGCGACGCCATCGGCGCGCTCGAGAACATCGGTGCGCCGCCTGGGTTCGGCGATGCGGATGAGCTGTGCATCGCGGCGGCGGCGTACGGCGCGATCGAGGATTTGCCGCGCGCTCGCGCGCTGCTGCAGGGCGCAGCGCGAGCACCTGAGATGCCGCGCGCCACGCGCGCCAACCTCGCGTTCTTCGATGCCTACGCGGCGAACAGAGCCGGCGACGCCGCGACCGCGTCCGCGCGTGCGCTCGAGACCGCCGAGCTTTTCCGCACCATGGCGTGGCCCTATCACGAAGCGCGAGCGCTGGAGATCGCCGGAAACCCGGAGCAGGCGCTCGAGCTCTACGCGCGCGCCGGCGCGATGCGCGATGTGCAACGGCTAAACGCGCAGTTGAATCCGGTGAACCGGCGCGGGCGAACAAAAGGCGAGCTGACGCCGCGCGAGCGCGAGATCTGCGATCTGCTCGTGCAGGGCAAGACGAACAAGGCGATCGCCGAGCAGCTCGTCCTGAGCGAGCGCACCGTGGAGAGTCACGTGTCGTCGGTGTTGACGAAGATGAGCGCAGCCACTCGCGCGGAGCTCATCGCCAAGCTCAAGGGCTAG
- a CDS encoding SRPBCC domain-containing protein encodes MIFDRTFHVAAPAGAVWDIIKDVPRVLPHIPGARLLESMSNGAHSARITMHAGPMQGTYDVAIAVQSVDDQARSAVVRITADDTTGRGGVNAVVTAGVQPAPGGSRIDIHADIEGSGAAAAAALDQHLTQGATPGAADEFVANLERTLRGGRPFG; translated from the coding sequence GTGATCTTCGATCGGACCTTCCACGTCGCTGCGCCCGCAGGCGCGGTCTGGGATATCATCAAGGACGTTCCGCGCGTGCTGCCCCACATTCCGGGCGCGCGTCTCCTCGAGAGCATGAGCAATGGGGCTCACAGCGCCCGCATCACCATGCATGCGGGACCGATGCAGGGCACGTACGATGTCGCGATCGCGGTGCAGTCGGTGGACGATCAGGCGCGCAGCGCGGTCGTGCGTATCACGGCCGACGATACCACCGGTCGGGGCGGCGTGAACGCCGTCGTGACGGCCGGAGTGCAACCGGCGCCAGGCGGCTCGCGAATCGATATACACGCGGACATCGAGGGCAGCGGCGCAGCGGCGGCGGCAGCGCTCGACCAGCATCTGACGCAAGGCGCGACCCCCGGCGCCGCCGACGAGTTCGTCGCGAACCTGGAGCGCACGCTTCGGGGCGGCAGGCCCTTCGGCTAG
- a CDS encoding SAM-dependent methyltransferase, protein MPDLTIVGAGIDAGRDLTPAARWHIERADKVFFLVGDPVAAGSVLELNASAESLHTLYDVEKPRIDTYEEMVSRIMASVRTGAKVCVVAYGHPGVFAYPMHRAIAQARADGHTATMQPAVSSVDCLLADLDLDPAACGLQIFDASDLVFRRRAFSVDSPLVLLQPAVTGDPSFKITYGREGVAKLAGYLVEYYGENHQAIVYQASQYSVFGPLIQRTTVGALADVDVTTGSTLYIPPKEPSPVGEERG, encoded by the coding sequence TTGCCGGACCTGACCATTGTCGGGGCGGGCATCGACGCCGGACGCGACCTGACGCCGGCAGCGCGCTGGCATATCGAACGCGCCGATAAGGTATTTTTCTTGGTCGGCGATCCGGTCGCCGCTGGCAGCGTGCTTGAGCTAAACGCCAGCGCCGAGTCGTTGCACACGCTCTACGACGTCGAAAAGCCGCGCATCGACACGTATGAAGAGATGGTCTCGCGCATCATGGCGAGCGTCCGCACAGGCGCAAAAGTATGCGTGGTCGCCTACGGCCACCCCGGCGTCTTCGCCTATCCGATGCATCGCGCGATCGCCCAGGCTCGCGCCGATGGCCACACCGCGACGATGCAGCCGGCGGTCTCCTCGGTGGATTGTTTGCTCGCCGATCTTGACCTCGATCCCGCCGCGTGCGGGTTGCAGATCTTCGACGCATCCGATCTGGTGTTCAGAAGGCGAGCGTTTAGCGTGGATAGCCCGCTGGTGTTGTTGCAACCGGCCGTGACCGGCGATCCTAGCTTCAAGATCACGTACGGACGCGAAGGCGTCGCCAAGCTCGCAGGCTATCTCGTCGAGTATTACGGCGAAAACCATCAGGCCATCGTCTACCAGGCATCGCAGTACTCGGTGTTCGGCCCGCTCATCCAACGCACGACCGTCGGCGCGCTCGCAGATGTTGACGTGACCACCGGATCGACGCTGTACATCCCGCCTAAAGAGCCGTCGCCGGTCGGGGAAGAGCGAGGCTAG
- a CDS encoding cyclopropane-fatty-acyl-phospholipid synthase family protein, with protein sequence MATTHPPPAPAASRESEATRIARELTARLFAGLDAGIAMSLADGAALLTPDGPIRAEIVVRHPGVLRSLLTRSSDLSAGEAMARGDLVVRGDIEHAFAAMDTVAAVRSPSDWLAIAGLAARLPSLPAAQRPPRARGPARLRGRVHSIERDRAAIAYHYDVSNEFYALWLDADMTYSCAYFQDAIESLDDAQQHKYEHICRKLQLRPGDRLLDVGCGWGGLIRYAAREHGATAVGITLSTKQAEYAQRRIAAEGLADRVSVELRDYRELEPLGLFDKAASIGMVEHVGDGMLSTYFEAVEGALKPGGLFLNHGIVTQRAHERGLAARFFPHGSRFIENYVFPDGDLPRLAAMDEAALDSGFEVRDVENLREHYALTLRQWVRGLEAHEAEARALVGDETYNVWRFYMAGSAHGFAAGRMGIVQMLLAKRTPGGGVALPLTRAHLYRSQR encoded by the coding sequence GTGGCCACGACGCATCCTCCACCTGCCCCCGCCGCTTCGCGCGAGAGCGAAGCCACCCGCATCGCGCGCGAGCTCACGGCGCGGCTGTTCGCCGGCCTCGATGCCGGCATCGCTATGTCGCTCGCCGATGGCGCCGCATTGTTGACGCCCGACGGCCCCATTCGTGCCGAGATCGTCGTCCGCCACCCCGGTGTGCTGCGCTCGCTGCTGACGCGCTCATCCGATCTGTCGGCCGGCGAGGCTATGGCGCGCGGCGACCTTGTCGTGCGCGGCGATATCGAGCACGCCTTTGCGGCGATGGATACGGTTGCGGCAGTTCGATCGCCGTCGGACTGGCTCGCGATCGCGGGGCTGGCAGCGCGCCTGCCAAGCTTGCCCGCAGCACAGCGTCCGCCGCGAGCTCGCGGTCCGGCTCGACTACGCGGGCGCGTGCACTCGATCGAACGCGATCGAGCCGCGATCGCCTACCACTATGACGTCTCCAATGAGTTCTACGCGTTGTGGCTCGACGCCGACATGACCTATTCGTGTGCGTATTTCCAAGACGCGATCGAGTCGCTCGACGACGCCCAGCAGCACAAGTACGAGCATATCTGCCGCAAGCTGCAGCTTCGGCCAGGCGATCGTCTGCTCGACGTCGGCTGCGGCTGGGGCGGGCTGATCCGCTATGCGGCGCGCGAGCACGGCGCGACCGCGGTCGGCATCACGCTCAGCACGAAGCAGGCCGAATACGCGCAGCGCCGCATCGCCGCCGAGGGTCTTGCCGATCGCGTCAGCGTTGAGCTGCGCGACTACCGTGAGCTTGAGCCGCTCGGTCTCTTCGACAAGGCAGCCAGCATCGGCATGGTCGAGCACGTGGGCGATGGCATGCTGTCGACATATTTCGAAGCGGTCGAAGGTGCGCTCAAACCTGGCGGTTTGTTCCTCAATCACGGAATCGTCACGCAACGCGCCCACGAGCGAGGCTTGGCGGCCCGTTTCTTCCCGCACGGCTCGCGCTTCATCGAAAACTACGTCTTTCCCGACGGCGACCTGCCGCGGCTCGCGGCGATGGATGAGGCTGCGCTCGATTCCGGGTTTGAAGTGCGCGACGTCGAGAATCTGCGCGAGCATTACGCGCTGACCTTGCGCCAGTGGGTGCGTGGTCTCGAAGCGCACGAGGCCGAGGCCCGCGCGCTCGTCGGCGACGAGACCTATAACGTGTGGCGTTTCTATATGGCCGGCTCGGCGCATGGCTTCGCCGCCGGCAGGATGGGCATCGTCCAGATGCTGCTCGCCAAGCGCACGCCCGGCGGGGGCGTCGCGCTGCCGCTGACGCGCGCGCACCTGTACCGGTCCCAACGGTGA